The Nisaea sp. DNA window AGCGCGGTTTTGCCGCCAGTCGGCGGCGCGGCCCGGCATTGAACACGCCGACCCTGAAAGAATGACACCAGCAGTTTACGCCGCCCCTGCCCTTGCGGCAATCGTATGACAAACCTCTCCAGGAGACCGGGCCAGGGACTGAGCGGCGTTTATGTCTCGCGTCCAGTATGCCCGGGAGCTATAGAAAACGCTCCGAAGACCAACCGGATCAGCCCCATGTCTCTCATCTTCCGCCGTGCCGCCGAGACCGATCTTCCCGCCATCATCGCCATGCTCGCCGACGACGAACTCGGACGGGAGCGAGAGGATACCAGCGTGCCCGTTGCCGACTGTTACCGGACTGCCTTCAAAGCAATCTCAGCGGACAAGAACCAGCTTCTTGCGGTCGCGGAGAAAGACGGCGCCGTCATCGGTACCCTCCAACTCACCTTCCTGCCCGGCCTTTCGCACCAAGGCCTCTGGCGCGGCCAGATCGAATCCGTGCGGATCTCCTCAGCCATACGCGGCGGCGGGGTCGGGCGGCAATTCCTGGAATGGGCCATCGCCACCTGCAAGGAAAACAGATGCGCGATCATACAGCTGACCAGCGACAAGAGCCGGTCGGATGCCATCCGGTTCTATGAAAGCCTCGGCTTCAAGGCGAGCCATGAGGGTTTCAAGCTGAAGATCTGAGCGCCTCGGTACCTCTCGGTTCAATCACGCGGCAGGCAGTAGAAGATCGACTCGTACCGGGTCATCGAATAGCTGCCAAAATAGAAATCATACCCCTCGCACATCTCCATCAGCGCAAGCGGCATTTCCCAGAGATGCCGTGTTGCATGATAAACGCTGAAAGCGAGCTTGGGGCGGTATCGGGCGATGATCGGCGCGATGTCCTTGAGGATCATCTCCTCAGCCCCCTCCACGTCGAACTTCATGAGGTCGATGCGGTCTGGAGCCATTTCCTCGACCAGCGACGTGATTTTCCGGGTCGGG harbors:
- a CDS encoding GNAT family N-acetyltransferase; translation: MSLIFRRAAETDLPAIIAMLADDELGREREDTSVPVADCYRTAFKAISADKNQLLAVAEKDGAVIGTLQLTFLPGLSHQGLWRGQIESVRISSAIRGGGVGRQFLEWAIATCKENRCAIIQLTSDKSRSDAIRFYESLGFKASHEGFKLKI